ATCAGAGCCGATGGCCCGCTGCTGCCATCGGCGACATGGCTGCCGTCCGGGCGTTCCACCCGGACCACGGTCTTGGTGCCGCCGCCATCGACCCCGATCAGATATTCGAATGCTGTTTTCAACTCAACTCCCACGCCTTTTTGCAGGCGCATAGTGTATCTATTTCGCAGGTTCAGGTCTTGGAGCCTGTTCACGATCTTACTGCGCCCCCGTGATCTGGCACTAAACGGTGCTCAAAATCCTCGTGTACTTGCAGTACACTCCGGTTTTTCCGCGCCGTTTAGCACCAGCTGACGGCGATGTCAGCGTAGTTTGCTGAGGCTACAGATCGTGAACAGGTTTTATTGCTTGGAAGAAATCATGTTTCCAGGTTTCAATCTTTCCAGAGCCAGGCCTTGGGCATCGAACACGTGAAACGCGCTGCTCGGCGCCGACAGGGTGACGCTGTCGCCGATATGCACCGGATTGTTGCCGTCGCCGCGCACCAGCAGGTCCTGGCCGTCCTGCAGGGTGACATAGATGAAGTTGGCTTCGCCCAGGTGCTCGACGATGCTGACCTTGCCGCTGAATACTTCACCACTATGCGCGTTTTCCAGGATATGTTCAGGGCGCAGGCCAACTGTGACCGCATCGCCGGCTTTGGCGGCGCCGGCGGCGACGTCCGCGCGGACTTCCTGGCCGTTGCCGAGCTTGATGCGCAGGCAGTCGGCTTCCACCGCGCTGACCACGCCAGTGAACAGGTTCATCTTCGGCGAGCCGATAAAGGTCGCGACAAACAGGTTTTTCGGACGCTGGTACAGCTCCAGCGGCGAGCCGGCCTGCTGGATGAAGCCGTCGTTCATCACCACGATCTTGTCGCCCAGGGTCATGGCTTCCACCTGGTCGTGGGTGACGTAGACGATGGTGGCTTCCAGCTGCTTGTGCAGCTTGGCGATTTCCAGCCGGGTCTGCACCCGCAAGGCGGCGTCCAGGTTAGACAGCGGTTCATCGAACAGGAACAGTTTCGGCTTGCGCACGATGGCGCGGCCGATGGCGACCCGCTGGCGCTGGCCGCCTGAAAGCTCGCGCGGCAGGCGCTCCAGCAGATGGTCGATTTTCAGGATGCCGGCGGCATGGCGGATGCGCTGGTCGATGGCGGCCTTGTCGGCGCCGGCGATCTTCAGGCCGAAAGCCATGTTCTTGTACACCGTCATATGCGGATACAAGGCGTAGCTCTGGAACACCATGGCGATGCCGCGTTCGGCCGGCGGCAGGTGGTTGACCACGCGGTCGCCGATAGACAGCTCGCCGCTGGTGATCGATTCCAGGCCGCACAGCATGCGCAGCAGGGTCGATTTGCCGCAACCGGAAGGGCCGACCAGCACGACGAATTCGCCGTCCTTGATTTCTAGGTTGAGATCGGCCAGCACGTTCTGCTTGCCGTCGTAGGATTTGGTGAGTTGCTTGACGCTTACATTTGCCATTGGAGGTCTCGTTTCTGCTTTGTCTATTACTTGACCGCGCCGGAAGTCAGGCCGCGTATCAGTTGCCGGGAGAATATGACGTACATGATCAGGATCGGGATCACCGCCAGCGAGAGCGCCGCCAGCACCGAATTCCAGTCAGTCACATACTGGCCGATGAACTGCTGCACGCCGAGCGTGACGGTCTTGGTTTCATCCGAAGGCGCCAGGATCAGGGGGAACCAGAGATCGTTCCAGGCCGGGATCATGGTGAACACCGCCACCGTCGCGATGGCCGGCCGGATCAGCGGCAGGATGATCTGGAAGAAGATCTTGAATTCGCCGACGCCGTCGCAGCGCGCCGCATCCTTCAGTTCCTTGGGGATCTGGCGGATGAATTCGGACAGGATCATCACCGCCAGCGGCAGTCCCTGCGCGGTGTAGACCAGGATCAGCGCGGTCCGGGTGTTGATCAGGTCGAGGCTGACCACCAGCTGCAGGATGGAGACGGTGCCGAGCCGGATCGGGATCATGATGCCGAGCGCCAGGTACAGCGCCATCAGGCGGTTGCCGCGGAATTTGTATTCCGACAGCGCCCAGCCGGCCATGGCGCCGAACAGCACGATGAGGACCAGGGAGCCGAGCGTGACCACCAGGCTGTTGCCGAAGTAGAGCATGAAGTTGGTGTTATGCAGCACCTTTTCAAAGCCGATCAGCGAGAACGAATCCGGCGTCGGAAACGCCAGCGGGTTGTCGAAGATGGCGTCGCGCGACTTCACTGAATTGATCAGGATCAGGGCAATCGGGAACAGCGCGATCACGGCATAGGCGCACAGCACCACGTGGACCCAGATGCGGCCCAGGTTAGCAAAGCGGCTGCGCGCGACCACAGGCGCCGGGGCCGAGGCCGCGGTGGAAAAGAGCGAGGAGATGGATGTCATGATAAGTCCTCGTTACAGTTCGTAGCGTGTCAGCTTGCGCTGCACGAAGTAGAAATAGCTGGCGACGCCGAGCAAGATCACCAGGAACATCAGGGTGGCGACCGCCGCCCCCATGGTCGGGCTGCCGATCTGCGCCTGGTAGCCGAAGAAGGTACGGTAGAAGAAAGTACCCAGGATATCGGTGGTGTAGTTCGGTCCGGCCAGCGCGCCCTTGACCGAATAGATCAGGTCGAAGGCATTGAAATTGGCGACGAAGGTCAGGATGGTGACCAGGCCCAGTGTCGGCAGGATCAGCGGCAGCTTGATTTGCCAGAAGATGCGGAACGAGCTAGCCCCTTCCGCATAGGCGGCTTCCAGCACTTCTTCCGGCACCGCCAGCAGCGCCGCATAGATCAGCATCATCGGGATGCCGACGTATTGCCAGACCGAGATCAGGCCGAGCGTCAGCAAGGCGGTGCTTTCCTGGCCCAGCCATGGTGCAAAATAGTCGCCCAGACCGATGTGCTGCATCAAGCCTTCGCCGACGCCCCACAAGGGCGACAGGATCAGCTGCCAGATAAAGCCGATGATCACCACCGACAGCAGCGTAGGCAGGAAAATCAGGGTACGGTAGGTGCGCGCGCCACGCAGCCCCTTGAGGCTGAACAGGGTGGCTAGCAGCAAGCCGATCGGATTCTGCAGCAGCATGTGGATGGCGAAGAATTTCAGGTTGTTCAGCATGGCGTTCCAGAACGCCTTGGACCAGTCCGAATCGAACAGGATAGTATGGTAATTGGCGAGGCCGACGAAGCTGTGGACGCCGGCATCGTTGCTGGTATAGAAGCCGAGGCGCAGAGTGTCCAGCAAAGGCAGGGCGCTGAACATGGAATAGATGATGACCGCAGGCGCCAGGAACACCACGATGTGCCAGGGGAAGGTCTTTTTTTGAAGATTCATTCTGGTTTTCTTTGAATGCAAGTTCACTCGCAGGCGCAGCAATCTCACGGGGGAGATCGTGAAGACGACTCCGGCCCGCTGAGCGAACTCTGAAATACGGACGTGATGGCGGCTTATTATCGAGCGGATGCCGTTCTTCACGGGCTGGCCCTAGCGGGCTGTAACAGCTGAATCAAGAGCGCCTGTCACGTATCCGACACGCATGGCGGCGTTGCACATGCTCGCAATAGTCTCGCTATTGCTCCGCTGTGCGCCTTGCCCTGCGCGTTGGATACGCGCCCTTCGCTCTCGATTCAGCTGTTACAGCCCGCTGCTGGCAAGCCTTGGATGCTAGTGTAGTACTTCTGGAGTAGTGTTTCTGGCGAAGCGCTACGCTAGCTGGCTTGTCGGCACAGGATGGGGCAATCTTAATCCCACCCTTCGCCAGACGATAGCATTAATGCAATAAAAGCTTATTGCTGCGGCTTGTACCATTTGGCGAAACCGGTCTGTATCTGCGCTGCAGCTTCCTTAGGCGCCAGTTTGCCGTTCAACACTTGCGCATTGACGTTCCACAGCTGGTTTTCCATGCTCGGTTCGCCGCGGTTCAGAATCTGCGCATTCAGGCGGATGGTCGAGGAGCAGGATTTGCGCCAGTCGATCATCTGCTTGGCGACCGGATCCTTGACCGAGATCAGGTGATCCGATAGCGAGAAGAAGCCGGTGACCTTGTTGGTGTAGATGTCGGCAAACTCTTGCGAACCGAGCCAGGCCAGGAACTTGTATGCATCTTCCTTGTTCTTGGACTTCTTGTTGACGCCCATGCCGATATCGTTGTGATCCGAGATGTAGCACTTGTCGCCGGCCTTAGGCACTGGCGGCGGGAAGGCGCCCATCGAGATCTTGGAGTTGTCGTTGAAATAGGCGATATCCCAGGAACCGGCAGGATAGATCGCTGCCTTGCCCAGGGCGAACTGGTTCTGGCTGTCGCCGTAGGTTTGCGAGCTGGCGCCCTTGTTCAGGTACTTGCCCAGCCTGGCTTCGTATTCAAAAGCGTTGACGAAGTTAGGATCGGTGAATTTTTCCTTGCCGGCGATCAGCGCCTTGCGGCCTTCTTCGCCCTTCCAGTAGTTAGGACCCAGGCCGGTAAAGATGATCTGGCTGGATTCCCACTGATCATTGGTGCCAAGCGCCAGCGGTGCGTACTTGCCGTTGCTCTTGATGGTGTCGAGCACCTTGAAGAATTCAGCTTCGGTCTTCGGCGGTTGCAGGTTCAGGTCTTTGAAAATCTTCTGGTTGTACAGGAAGCCGTGGATCACGGAAGCGATTGGCATGCAGAAGGAGTCTTTGCCGTCATCGCTCTGCCAGGCGGTCTTGGCGGAAGCAGGGAAGTGTTCCATGCCTGGCTTGCCGTCCAGCTTTTCTAGATTGCCCTTCTTGTACAGGGACAGCGAGACGTCGAACGGACGGCAGGCGATCAGGTCGCCGGCAGTGCCGC
The sequence above is a segment of the Collimonas sp. PA-H2 genome. Coding sequences within it:
- a CDS encoding ABC transporter substrate-binding protein, whose protein sequence is MQTVNRIRTIRNAVLIALAACGTAQAGTLTIESWRVDDKTLWETVLIPAFQKKNPGIEVKFAPTAPTEYDSSLSARLAGGTAGDLIACRPFDVSLSLYKKGNLEKLDGKPGMEHFPASAKTAWQSDDGKDSFCMPIASVIHGFLYNQKIFKDLNLQPPKTEAEFFKVLDTIKSNGKYAPLALGTNDQWESSQIIFTGLGPNYWKGEEGRKALIAGKEKFTDPNFVNAFEYEARLGKYLNKGASSQTYGDSQNQFALGKAAIYPAGSWDIAYFNDNSKISMGAFPPPVPKAGDKCYISDHNDIGMGVNKKSKNKEDAYKFLAWLGSQEFADIYTNKVTGFFSLSDHLISVKDPVAKQMIDWRKSCSSTIRLNAQILNRGEPSMENQLWNVNAQVLNGKLAPKEAAAQIQTGFAKWYKPQQ
- a CDS encoding carbohydrate ABC transporter permease, with the translated sequence MTSISSLFSTAASAPAPVVARSRFANLGRIWVHVVLCAYAVIALFPIALILINSVKSRDAIFDNPLAFPTPDSFSLIGFEKVLHNTNFMLYFGNSLVVTLGSLVLIVLFGAMAGWALSEYKFRGNRLMALYLALGIMIPIRLGTVSILQLVVSLDLINTRTALILVYTAQGLPLAVMILSEFIRQIPKELKDAARCDGVGEFKIFFQIILPLIRPAIATVAVFTMIPAWNDLWFPLILAPSDETKTVTLGVQQFIGQYVTDWNSVLAALSLAVIPILIMYVIFSRQLIRGLTSGAVK
- a CDS encoding carbohydrate ABC transporter permease, coding for MNLQKKTFPWHIVVFLAPAVIIYSMFSALPLLDTLRLGFYTSNDAGVHSFVGLANYHTILFDSDWSKAFWNAMLNNLKFFAIHMLLQNPIGLLLATLFSLKGLRGARTYRTLIFLPTLLSVVIIGFIWQLILSPLWGVGEGLMQHIGLGDYFAPWLGQESTALLTLGLISVWQYVGIPMMLIYAALLAVPEEVLEAAYAEGASSFRIFWQIKLPLILPTLGLVTILTFVANFNAFDLIYSVKGALAGPNYTTDILGTFFYRTFFGYQAQIGSPTMGAAVATLMFLVILLGVASYFYFVQRKLTRYEL
- a CDS encoding ABC transporter ATP-binding protein; its protein translation is MANVSVKQLTKSYDGKQNVLADLNLEIKDGEFVVLVGPSGCGKSTLLRMLCGLESITSGELSIGDRVVNHLPPAERGIAMVFQSYALYPHMTVYKNMAFGLKIAGADKAAIDQRIRHAAGILKIDHLLERLPRELSGGQRQRVAIGRAIVRKPKLFLFDEPLSNLDAALRVQTRLEIAKLHKQLEATIVYVTHDQVEAMTLGDKIVVMNDGFIQQAGSPLELYQRPKNLFVATFIGSPKMNLFTGVVSAVEADCLRIKLGNGQEVRADVAAGAAKAGDAVTVGLRPEHILENAHSGEVFSGKVSIVEHLGEANFIYVTLQDGQDLLVRGDGNNPVHIGDSVTLSAPSSAFHVFDAQGLALERLKPGNMISSKQ